The sequence CAATTCCGGCGCCACCGGGTCGTAGCCGCCGCTGGCGAACCAGGTTGAACGGTAATTTCCCCGGCAGATGTGCATGGTCACCATCATGTCGGCCGGACGGTCGGCGATGGCCGCGTTGACGATGTCCACGTACCGCTTGGCCAGCCCGTCCGGATCGATGCCGCGTGCCTTCAGAGCTGCTCGCTGTTCCTCGGAGCACAGGCCGCCCCAACTGGTGTCATCCAGTTGCAGATAACGGCAGCCCGCGGCGTAGAAGGCGGCCACGGCGTCCTTGTAGGCCTTGGCGATGCCCTCGGCAAAGGCGTCCTCGGTAGCGTAGAATCCCGGTCGTTTGAACTGCTCGTTGCGAATGGCCAGCACGAAGTGGAGCATGGCCGGTGACGGAATGGTCATCTTGGCCGTATGCGCTCCGGCGCACGCCTTGAGGAAGGCGAAGTGTTGCAGCATGGGGTGCTCGCCGAAGCCGATTTCGTCTTCAAGAACCACGCTCTCGGCCCGGGTGTGAACCCCCTGGAACACGAATCCCTTTTCCGTGACTTTCTTGGTCAGGCCTTCAAGCCCGGCGAAGAAGTCCAGGTGCCACCAACTGCGTCTGAATTCCCCGTCGGTCACGGCTTGCAGGCCGCACTGCTTTTGCTTTTCCACGAGGTCGCGGATGGCGTCGTCTTCCACGGC is a genomic window of uncultured Pseudodesulfovibrio sp. containing:
- a CDS encoding 5-methyltetrahydropteroyltriglutamate--homocysteine S-methyltransferase; translation: MPTQFENATTRDLPPFRADHVGSFLRPESVKEARLQLQEGKISEDELRAVEDDAIRDLVEKQKQCGLQAVTDGEFRRSWWHLDFFAGLEGLTKKVTEKGFVFQGVHTRAESVVLEDEIGFGEHPMLQHFAFLKACAGAHTAKMTIPSPAMLHFVLAIRNEQFKRPGFYATEDAFAEGIAKAYKDAVAAFYAAGCRYLQLDDTSWGGLCSEEQRAALKARGIDPDGLAKRYVDIVNAAIADRPADMMVTMHICRGNYRSTWFASGGYDPVAPELFANAKLDGFFLEYDTDRAGDFSPLRHIKNQQVVLGLVSSKTGELENAEDVKERIAEAAAIVPINQLCLSPQCGFSSTEEGNTLSEAEQWAKMRFIVETAASVWKPAT